One genomic region from Proteus vulgaris encodes:
- the caiF gene encoding carnitine metabolism transcriptional regulator CaiF, producing MCEEYMSKPLYLSIADWVQEQERWVSAKEIAKKFDIPQCNAINIVSYILSDVKEIECETKSVPNQLEGRGCQCQRMIKVSHIDPQVYSRLKGHIQEKSSQSSPEKLAAMIPHGLNHEQKWQWMLSKSQRR from the coding sequence ATGTGTGAAGAATACATGAGTAAGCCACTCTATCTGTCAATTGCTGATTGGGTTCAAGAGCAAGAACGTTGGGTAAGTGCAAAGGAAATCGCAAAAAAATTCGATATTCCTCAATGCAACGCAATTAATATCGTTTCTTACATTCTTTCTGATGTAAAAGAGATTGAGTGTGAAACGAAAAGTGTTCCTAACCAACTAGAAGGTAGAGGCTGTCAGTGTCAACGGATGATCAAAGTCAGTCATATTGATCCTCAAGTCTATTCACGTTTAAAAGGCCATATTCAAGAAAAAAGTAGTCAAAGTTCTCCTGAAAAATTAGCGGCGATGATCCCTCATGGATTGAACCATGAGCAAAAATGGCAATGGATGTTGTCAAAATCTCAACGTCGCTAA
- the caiC gene encoding crotonobetaine/carnitine-CoA ligase, giving the protein MDVIGKQNLRQMWDDLAEVYGTKTALIFESAQGHVRQFSYSELNEEINRTANLFHAGGIKKGDHVALHLDNCPEFFFCWFGLAKIGAVMVPINARFMYEESAWIINHCQAHYVVTRDNFYPIYQPMLQDEQCPLTQLFLITENSLPAEKGVIDFLKEKAKHPVTLNHHTPLSVDDTAEILFTSGTTSQPKGVVITHYNLRFAGYYSSWQNALREDDVYLTVMPAFHIDCQCTASLAAFSVGATFVLLEKYSARAFWKQILKYQATVAECIPMMMRTLMAQPVSSEEKQHKLREVMFYLNLADEEKDAFLERFNVRLLTSYGMTETIVGLIGDRPGDKRRWPSIGRPGFCYQAQIRDKQNNEVPDGVVGEICVKGEPGKTIFKEYYNRPDATAKALEPDGWLHTGDYGYRDDEGFFYFVDRSCNMIKRGGENVSCVEIENIISSHPKIQDVAVIGVPDNIRDEAIKAFVVLVENETLSEEEFFHFCEQNMAKFKVPSEVEFRDGLPRNCSGKVIKKHLK; this is encoded by the coding sequence ATGGATGTGATTGGCAAACAAAACTTACGTCAGATGTGGGATGATTTGGCAGAGGTTTATGGTACAAAAACAGCGCTAATTTTTGAATCCGCACAAGGACACGTGAGACAATTTAGCTACAGTGAATTAAATGAAGAGATAAATAGAACTGCAAATCTTTTTCATGCTGGTGGCATAAAAAAAGGCGATCACGTTGCCTTACATCTTGATAACTGTCCTGAATTTTTCTTTTGCTGGTTTGGCTTGGCAAAAATTGGCGCTGTTATGGTGCCAATTAATGCGCGCTTTATGTATGAAGAGAGCGCATGGATAATCAATCACTGCCAAGCCCATTACGTGGTCACTCGCGATAATTTCTATCCTATTTACCAACCTATGTTGCAGGATGAACAATGCCCTTTAACGCAACTGTTTTTAATAACAGAAAACAGTCTGCCTGCTGAAAAAGGCGTTATCGACTTTTTAAAAGAGAAAGCCAAGCACCCTGTTACGCTTAATCATCACACACCATTAAGTGTGGATGACACTGCTGAAATTCTTTTTACCTCAGGAACAACTTCTCAACCTAAAGGCGTAGTTATCACACACTATAACCTACGCTTTGCGGGTTATTACTCATCATGGCAAAACGCACTACGTGAAGACGACGTTTATCTTACGGTTATGCCAGCTTTTCATATTGACTGCCAATGCACAGCATCACTCGCCGCATTTTCTGTGGGTGCCACCTTTGTATTGTTAGAAAAATACAGTGCCAGAGCCTTTTGGAAACAGATCCTTAAATACCAAGCAACGGTCGCGGAATGTATTCCAATGATGATGAGAACCTTAATGGCGCAACCTGTTTCATCAGAAGAAAAGCAGCACAAATTACGTGAAGTGATGTTTTATCTCAATCTTGCCGATGAAGAAAAAGATGCCTTCCTTGAACGCTTTAACGTGCGATTACTCACCTCTTATGGCATGACAGAAACCATTGTAGGTTTAATTGGTGACAGACCTGGCGATAAACGCCGTTGGCCATCAATTGGTAGACCCGGTTTCTGCTATCAAGCTCAAATCAGAGACAAACAAAACAACGAAGTCCCTGATGGGGTTGTAGGTGAAATTTGCGTAAAAGGCGAACCCGGGAAAACCATTTTTAAAGAGTATTACAACCGACCTGATGCCACTGCAAAAGCATTAGAGCCTGATGGTTGGTTACATACTGGCGATTATGGTTATCGTGACGATGAAGGCTTTTTCTATTTCGTTGATCGCAGTTGCAATATGATCAAACGCGGTGGCGAGAATGTCTCTTGTGTTGAGATTGAAAATATCATTTCTTCACATCCTAAAATTCAAGATGTGGCTGTAATTGGTGTACCTGACAATATTCGTGATGAAGCGATAAAAGCGTTTGTTGTACTGGTTGAAAATGAAACCTTGAGTGAAGAAGAGTTCTTCCATTTCTGTGAGCAAAATATGGCGAAATTCAAAGTCCCTTCTGAAGTTGAATTTAGAGACGGCTTGCCTCGTAACTGCTCAGGAAAAGTGATTAAAAAGCATTTGAAATAA
- the caiD gene encoding crotonobetainyl-CoA hydratase: MSQSLHLTTRGSVLEIVLDRPKANAIDAKTSHEMGEVFLRFRDDPSLRVAIITGAGERFFSAGWDLKAAAEGEAPDADFGAGGFAGLTELFNLDKPVIAAVNGYAFGGGFELALAADMMVCSDNASFALPEAQLGIVPDSGGVLRLPKRLPPAIVNEMLMTGRRMNADEALRWGIANRVVSSAELMDSARELADQIANSAPLAVAALKEIYRATSELSIEEGYKLMRSGVLKHYPSVLHSEDATEGPLAFAEKRAPEWKGR, from the coding sequence ATGAGCCAGTCATTACACCTAACAACTCGTGGTTCAGTACTTGAAATTGTATTAGACAGACCAAAAGCAAATGCTATTGATGCGAAAACAAGCCATGAAATGGGCGAAGTTTTTCTCCGTTTTCGTGATGATCCAAGCTTACGTGTCGCGATTATTACAGGTGCAGGAGAACGCTTTTTCTCTGCGGGATGGGATTTAAAAGCCGCGGCTGAAGGCGAAGCACCTGATGCTGACTTTGGTGCTGGTGGTTTTGCCGGTTTAACTGAGCTTTTCAATCTGGATAAGCCTGTCATTGCGGCGGTTAACGGCTATGCTTTTGGTGGTGGCTTTGAATTAGCACTCGCCGCCGACATGATGGTGTGTTCAGACAATGCTTCTTTTGCTTTGCCTGAAGCGCAGTTAGGTATTGTACCTGACAGTGGCGGTGTTCTGCGTTTACCTAAACGTTTACCACCCGCTATCGTCAACGAAATGCTGATGACAGGTCGTCGCATGAATGCTGACGAAGCACTGCGTTGGGGTATTGCAAACCGTGTTGTCAGCTCCGCTGAACTTATGGACAGCGCACGTGAACTTGCAGACCAAATTGCCAACAGTGCCCCACTGGCTGTAGCGGCATTAAAAGAGATTTATCGTGCCACTAGCGAACTTTCCATTGAAGAGGGTTATAAGCTCATGCGCAGTGGTGTGCTAAAACATTACCCAAGTGTTTTACATTCAGAAGACGCCACAGAAGGCCCATTAGCCTTTGCTGAAAAACGCGCACCTGAGTGGAAAGGCCGGTAG
- the fsa gene encoding fructose-6-phosphate aldolase gives MEIYLDTADIEEVRKLSQVLPIAGVTTNPSIIAKSAQNIETLLPELKAAMGGKGRVFAQVIASDVDTMIEEALRIGNIADNTVIKIPVTEAGLVAIKQLKQKNMLVLGTAIYSVSQGLMAALAGADYIAPYVHRMDRQGSDGVRVVKELQTLITMHNLPTKILAASFKTPRQVVDCLLAGASSVTLPIELAYSIIRSPVVDDAVNRFADDWQTAFDRRFL, from the coding sequence ATGGAAATTTATTTAGATACAGCGGATATCGAAGAAGTCAGAAAACTCTCTCAAGTTCTTCCTATTGCAGGTGTCACCACCAATCCGTCTATTATTGCTAAATCGGCACAAAATATTGAAACGTTACTACCTGAATTAAAAGCAGCTATGGGCGGTAAAGGTCGCGTATTTGCACAGGTCATTGCCAGTGATGTCGATACCATGATTGAAGAAGCATTACGTATCGGAAATATTGCAGATAATACCGTGATTAAAATTCCGGTTACAGAAGCAGGGCTTGTCGCTATTAAACAATTAAAGCAAAAAAATATGCTGGTATTGGGTACTGCTATTTACAGTGTCTCACAAGGATTAATGGCAGCATTAGCTGGCGCGGATTATATTGCCCCTTATGTGCATCGAATGGATAGACAAGGCTCTGATGGTGTAAGAGTGGTAAAAGAATTACAAACTCTGATTACGATGCATAATTTACCCACAAAAATCCTAGCGGCGAGTTTTAAAACACCACGACAAGTTGTCGATTGTTTATTAGCAGGCGCTTCTTCGGTGACATTACCGATTGAGCTTGCTTACTCTATTATTCGTTCTCCGGTTGTAGATGATGCGGTAAATAGATTTGCTGATGATTGGCAAACTGCATTTGATCGTCGCTTTCTTTAG
- the caiT gene encoding L-carnitine/gamma-butyrobetaine antiporter — protein sequence MSKDNKKAGIEPKVFFPPLIIVGILCWLTVRDLDASNEVINAVFSYVTNVWGWAFEWYMVIMFGGWFWLVFGRYANKRLGEDKPEFSTASWIFMMFASCTSAAVLFWGSIEIYYYISSPPFGMEAYSTQAKEIGLAYSLFHWGPLPWATYSFLSVAFAYFFFVRKMEVIRPSSTLTPLIGEKHVNGIVGTIIDNFYLVALILAMGTSLGLATPLVTECIQYLFGIPHTLQLDAIIITCWILLNAICVAFGLQKGVKIASDIRTYLSFLMLGWVFIVGGASFIVNYFTDSVGTLMMYMPRMLFYTDPIGKGGFPQGWTVFYWAWWVIYAIQMSIFLARISKGRTVRELCLGMVSGLTAGTWLIWTILGGNTLQLIDQNILNIPQLIEQYGVPRAIIETWAALPLSTATMWGFFILCFIATVTLINACSYTLAMSTCRSMKEGSEPPLLVRIGWSVLVGVIGIILLALGGLKPIQTAIIAGGCPLFFVNIMVTLSFIKDAKVHWKD from the coding sequence ATGAGCAAAGATAATAAAAAGGCAGGAATAGAACCGAAGGTTTTTTTTCCGCCATTAATCATTGTTGGTATTTTATGCTGGCTAACGGTACGTGATCTTGACGCTTCAAATGAAGTGATTAATGCCGTATTCAGCTATGTTACCAATGTCTGGGGTTGGGCCTTCGAATGGTACATGGTCATTATGTTCGGGGGTTGGTTTTGGTTAGTCTTCGGTCGTTATGCCAATAAACGCCTAGGAGAAGATAAACCTGAATTTAGTACCGCAAGCTGGATCTTTATGATGTTTGCGTCTTGTACATCAGCAGCCGTCCTCTTCTGGGGTTCGATTGAAATATACTACTATATTTCAAGCCCTCCTTTTGGGATGGAAGCTTACTCAACTCAAGCTAAAGAAATTGGTCTTGCTTACAGCTTGTTCCACTGGGGTCCTTTACCTTGGGCAACTTATAGTTTCCTTTCTGTTGCATTCGCTTACTTCTTCTTTGTTCGCAAAATGGAAGTTATCCGTCCAAGTAGTACCTTAACCCCATTAATCGGTGAAAAACACGTTAATGGGATCGTCGGAACCATTATTGATAACTTCTATCTTGTTGCTTTAATTCTGGCAATGGGGACTAGCCTTGGTTTAGCAACACCGTTAGTGACTGAATGTATTCAATACTTATTTGGTATTCCTCATACCCTGCAATTAGATGCCATCATTATCACTTGCTGGATCTTATTAAACGCAATTTGCGTGGCATTCGGTCTGCAAAAAGGGGTGAAAATCGCCAGTGATATTCGTACTTACCTAAGCTTCTTAATGCTGGGTTGGGTATTTATCGTTGGTGGTGCGAGCTTTATCGTCAATTACTTCACAGACTCTGTTGGTACATTGATGATGTATATGCCTCGTATGCTGTTCTATACAGACCCAATCGGTAAAGGTGGATTCCCTCAAGGTTGGACGGTCTTCTATTGGGCATGGTGGGTTATTTATGCCATCCAAATGAGTATCTTCTTAGCACGTATCTCTAAAGGCCGTACTGTTCGTGAATTATGTTTAGGGATGGTTTCAGGTTTAACCGCAGGGACTTGGTTAATCTGGACAATCCTTGGTGGTAACACCTTACAACTGATTGACCAAAACATTCTCAACATTCCACAACTGATTGAACAATACGGTGTACCTCGCGCAATCATCGAAACATGGGCGGCATTACCGTTGAGCACAGCGACAATGTGGGGCTTCTTTATCCTCTGCTTTATTGCCACTGTCACCTTAATTAACGCCTGTTCTTACACACTAGCAATGTCCACTTGTCGCTCTATGAAGGAAGGCTCTGAGCCACCTTTATTAGTGCGTATCGGCTGGTCTGTGCTGGTCGGTGTTATCGGCATCATTCTGCTCGCACTTGGCGGTTTAAAACCAATTCAAACCGCCATTATTGCTGGAGGATGCCCACTATTTTTCGTCAATATCATGGTCACCTTGTCCTTTATTAAAGATGCCAAAGTACATTGGAAAGACTGA
- a CDS encoding electron transfer flavoprotein FixA has protein sequence MNIITCYKSVPDEQDITVNSADSSLDFSRANTKISQYDLNAIEAANQLKTQLDGIQITAMSVGGKALTNAKARKDVLSRGADELVVVVDDQLEASLPYQTAVALAAAATKKGYDLILCGDGSADLSSQQVSLLVGEFLNIPAINGINKIVSLSNDSITVERELENEIETLTIPLPAVIAVSTDINTPQIPSMKAILGAAKKPVQQWSVADLGLDAMTARSEQTVAAPKQKVRQRIIIEGDGDDQIAELAEHLRKILK, from the coding sequence ATGAATATTATTACATGTTACAAGAGTGTTCCCGACGAGCAGGATATTACGGTAAATAGCGCAGATAGTTCGCTGGATTTTTCTCGTGCTAACACCAAAATCAGCCAATATGATTTAAATGCGATTGAAGCTGCTAATCAGCTTAAGACTCAACTTGATGGCATTCAAATCACGGCAATGAGTGTTGGTGGTAAAGCACTGACAAACGCGAAAGCACGTAAAGACGTTCTTTCTCGTGGTGCTGACGAACTCGTGGTTGTGGTTGATGACCAACTTGAAGCCTCTTTACCTTACCAAACAGCGGTTGCGCTGGCGGCGGCTGCGACTAAAAAAGGTTACGACTTAATTCTTTGCGGTGATGGCTCTGCGGATCTTAGCTCACAACAAGTTAGCTTGCTGGTGGGTGAATTTTTAAATATTCCTGCAATCAATGGTATTAACAAAATTGTTTCTCTTTCTAATGACTCAATTACGGTTGAGCGTGAATTAGAAAATGAAATCGAAACACTGACTATTCCATTACCTGCTGTTATCGCGGTTTCTACCGACATTAACACACCTCAAATTCCTTCGATGAAAGCCATTCTTGGCGCTGCCAAGAAACCTGTTCAGCAATGGAGTGTTGCCGATCTTGGTTTGGATGCGATGACTGCGCGTTCAGAGCAAACAGTGGCAGCGCCGAAACAGAAAGTGCGTCAACGCATCATTATTGAAGGTGATGGCGATGATCAGATTGCTGAGTTGGCAGAACATTTACGTAAAATTCTTAAGTAA
- a CDS encoding regulatory protein RecX: MTYQELYQYAIFMLSRRDYSTSELQRRIERRIRETEKDSPTAPECLPQVIERLLESQYLDDSRTIYSFFRSYLNKSYGPLRIRQELRLKGFPSEIIERVLEETDTDWYALCQDLKEKKFGTAKPKDFKERAKQIRYLQYRGFTSDYINALF; this comes from the coding sequence ATGACCTATCAAGAGCTTTATCAGTACGCTATTTTTATGCTATCTCGTCGTGATTACAGTACAAGCGAACTGCAACGTCGTATCGAACGCCGAATTCGCGAAACCGAGAAAGACTCACCGACTGCACCTGAATGCTTACCTCAAGTGATCGAACGTTTGCTTGAAAGCCAGTACCTTGATGACAGTCGCACCATTTATAGTTTTTTTCGTAGTTATTTAAATAAATCCTATGGGCCGTTACGTATTCGCCAAGAGTTACGTCTAAAAGGATTTCCTAGCGAAATTATTGAACGTGTATTAGAAGAAACAGACACTGATTGGTACGCACTCTGCCAAGATCTGAAAGAGAAAAAATTCGGTACAGCTAAACCCAAAGATTTTAAAGAGAGAGCCAAGCAAATTCGTTATCTGCAATATCGTGGGTTTACCTCGGATTATATCAATGCGCTGTTTTAA
- the caiB gene encoding L-carnitine CoA-transferase: MTEHLPMPQFGPLSGVRVVFSGIEIAGPFAGQMFAEWGAEVIWIENVAWADTIRVQPHYPQLSRRNLHALSLNIFKDEGRDAFLKLMETTDIFIEASKGPAFARRGITDEVLWEHNPKLVIAHLSGFGQYGDPQYTNLPAYNTIAQAFSGYLIQNGDKDQPMPAFPYTADYFSGMTATTSALAALYKVQQTGKGESIDIAMYEVMLRMGQYFMMDYFNGGEICPRMTKGKDPYYAGCGLYRCQDGYIVMEVVGITQIQEIFKDIGLAHLLGTPEVPEGTQLIHRINCPHGQLFEDKLDEWLAKQPITEVLKRLSELNIASAKVLTIPELEDNPQYVARESITEWQTMNGETCKGPNVMPKFKNNPGKIWRGMPSHGMDTNAILKNIGYSDEQIRGLVDKGLAKIVK, from the coding sequence ATGACAGAACATTTACCAATGCCACAATTCGGCCCACTTTCAGGGGTTCGTGTTGTGTTTTCAGGAATTGAAATTGCAGGGCCATTCGCAGGACAAATGTTCGCAGAATGGGGAGCTGAAGTGATTTGGATTGAAAACGTTGCATGGGCTGACACCATTCGCGTTCAACCTCACTACCCTCAACTTTCTCGCCGTAATCTTCATGCACTATCGTTAAATATCTTTAAAGACGAAGGTCGTGATGCGTTCCTAAAATTAATGGAAACAACCGACATCTTTATCGAAGCGAGTAAAGGTCCAGCCTTTGCACGTCGCGGTATTACGGATGAAGTATTATGGGAACATAACCCTAAATTAGTTATCGCTCATTTATCTGGTTTTGGTCAGTATGGCGATCCGCAATACACCAACTTACCCGCTTATAACACCATTGCTCAGGCTTTCAGTGGTTACCTTATTCAAAACGGTGACAAAGATCAGCCAATGCCTGCCTTCCCTTATACCGCAGACTATTTCTCAGGGATGACCGCAACCACTTCTGCGTTAGCGGCACTGTATAAAGTTCAACAAACAGGGAAAGGCGAAAGTATTGATATTGCTATGTATGAAGTGATGTTACGTATGGGGCAATACTTCATGATGGACTATTTCAATGGCGGCGAAATCTGCCCTCGTATGACAAAAGGGAAAGATCCGTACTATGCAGGCTGTGGGCTTTACCGTTGCCAAGATGGTTATATCGTGATGGAAGTTGTTGGTATCACTCAAATTCAAGAAATCTTCAAAGATATCGGACTTGCTCATCTGCTTGGTACACCTGAAGTGCCTGAAGGCACTCAACTTATTCACCGTATTAATTGCCCTCATGGTCAATTATTTGAAGACAAATTAGATGAATGGTTAGCTAAGCAACCCATCACAGAAGTACTTAAACGTCTTTCAGAACTCAATATTGCCAGCGCTAAAGTGCTGACTATTCCAGAGCTTGAAGACAATCCGCAATATGTCGCGCGTGAATCGATTACCGAATGGCAAACCATGAATGGCGAAACCTGTAAAGGGCCGAATGTAATGCCTAAATTTAAAAATAATCCGGGAAAAATCTGGCGTGGAATGCCATCTCACGGCATGGACACTAATGCGATTTTGAAAAACATCGGTTATAGCGACGAACAAATCAGGGGGCTGGTCGATAAGGGACTGGCTAAAATCGTAAAGTAA
- the caiA gene encoding crotonobetainyl-CoA dehydrogenase, whose product MDFRLNDEQELFVDGVRELMASENWEAYFAQCDRESKYPERFVKALADMEIDNLLIPEEHGGLNAGFVTVAAIWMELGRLGAPTYVLYQLPGGFNTVLREGTQEQIDKIMAFRGTGKQMWNSAITEPGAGSDVGSLQTTYTRKDGKVYLNGSKCFITSSAYTPYVVVMSRDSASPDKPIFTEWFVDMSKPGIKVNKLEKLGLRMDSCCEITFDNVELEEKDMFGREGNGFNRVKEEFDHERFLVALTNYGTAMCAFEDAARYANQRVQFGEAIGRFQLIQEKFAHMAIKLNSMRNMLYETAWKSDNNLITSGDAAMCKYFCANAAFEVVDSAMQVLGGVGIAGEHRISRFWRDLRVDRVSGGSDEMQILTLGRSVLKQYR is encoded by the coding sequence ATGGATTTTAGATTGAATGATGAGCAGGAACTGTTTGTTGACGGTGTCCGCGAATTAATGGCCAGTGAAAACTGGGAAGCTTATTTCGCACAGTGTGATCGCGAAAGTAAATACCCTGAACGTTTTGTCAAAGCCTTAGCGGATATGGAAATTGACAATTTGCTTATCCCTGAAGAACACGGTGGCTTAAATGCAGGTTTTGTTACTGTTGCTGCAATCTGGATGGAATTAGGTCGCTTAGGTGCGCCAACTTACGTGCTTTATCAATTACCGGGTGGATTTAACACCGTCTTGCGTGAAGGGACTCAAGAGCAAATTGATAAAATTATGGCGTTCCGTGGTACAGGTAAACAGATGTGGAACTCTGCTATCACAGAACCCGGTGCAGGCTCTGACGTAGGTAGCTTACAAACTACTTATACTCGTAAAGATGGCAAAGTTTACCTCAATGGTAGCAAATGCTTTATCACCAGTAGTGCCTATACCCCTTACGTTGTTGTGATGAGCCGTGACTCAGCATCTCCAGATAAACCTATCTTCACGGAATGGTTTGTGGATATGAGCAAACCGGGTATCAAAGTAAACAAGTTAGAAAAACTGGGTTTACGTATGGATAGCTGCTGTGAAATCACTTTCGACAACGTTGAACTTGAAGAAAAAGACATGTTTGGTCGTGAAGGTAACGGCTTTAACCGTGTGAAAGAAGAGTTCGACCACGAGCGTTTCTTAGTGGCTCTTACTAACTACGGTACAGCAATGTGTGCATTTGAAGATGCAGCGCGTTATGCCAACCAACGTGTGCAATTTGGTGAAGCAATTGGTCGCTTCCAACTTATTCAAGAAAAATTTGCTCATATGGCGATCAAACTCAATTCAATGCGCAACATGTTATATGAAACTGCATGGAAGAGTGACAACAACTTAATCACTTCCGGTGATGCAGCTATGTGTAAATACTTCTGTGCAAATGCGGCGTTTGAAGTGGTTGATAGTGCAATGCAAGTGCTTGGTGGTGTCGGTATTGCTGGCGAGCACCGTATTTCTCGTTTCTGGCGTGACCTTCGTGTTGACCGTGTATCTGGTGGTTCTGATGAAATGCAGATCCTGACATTAGGACGTTCAGTACTTAAACAGTATCGCTAA
- a CDS encoding lytic polysaccharide monooxygenase, whose translation MKKNKLMVFTATLLLSSAGFISTASADVTLKHGYIDVPPSRAFLCSAKGKNLNKNCGPIQYEPQSIEGTKGFPNDGPADGQIASGGKEAFSALNVQSADRWHKVAMKSGENTFKWTLTAKHSTASWQFFITKPEWDVNKPLTRADFDLTPFCQQNDNGKIPTETVELNCNIPERSGYQVILGVWNIADTGNAFYQVIDADFKK comes from the coding sequence ATGAAGAAAAATAAACTTATGGTATTCACTGCAACATTATTATTATCATCAGCGGGTTTTATTTCAACAGCGTCAGCTGATGTGACGTTAAAACATGGTTATATTGATGTCCCTCCGAGCAGAGCTTTCCTTTGTTCAGCAAAAGGGAAAAATTTAAATAAAAATTGTGGTCCAATACAGTATGAACCTCAATCAATTGAAGGGACAAAAGGCTTTCCTAACGATGGACCTGCTGATGGTCAAATTGCTAGTGGTGGAAAAGAGGCTTTTTCTGCTTTAAATGTACAAAGTGCTGATCGCTGGCATAAAGTGGCAATGAAAAGTGGCGAAAATACCTTTAAATGGACATTAACCGCTAAACACAGTACAGCTTCATGGCAATTCTTTATTACCAAACCAGAGTGGGATGTAAATAAGCCACTGACTCGTGCTGATTTTGATTTAACACCATTTTGTCAACAAAATGATAATGGGAAAATACCAACAGAAACCGTAGAATTAAATTGTAATATACCCGAACGTTCAGGTTATCAGGTTATTTTAGGCGTTTGGAATATTGCAGATACAGGCAATGCATTTTATCAAGTCATTGATGCTGATTTTAAAAAATAA
- the caiE gene encoding carnitine operon protein CaiE yields the protein MSIYAFEGLIPVVHPTAYVHPSAVLIGDVIIGAGVYIGPFASLRGDYGRLIVEAGANLQDGCIMHGYTDMDTIVRENGHIGHGAILHSCIIGRDSLVGMNSVIMDGAVIGEESIVAAMSFVKAGFQGQPRQMLIGSPAKHVRDITDNDMEWKRMNTREYQDLAVRCRQSLVETTPLTAPEPNRPRLRGTTDVKPKGQ from the coding sequence ATGAGTATCTACGCGTTTGAAGGTCTTATTCCTGTAGTTCATCCAACAGCTTATGTTCATCCATCTGCTGTATTAATTGGTGATGTGATTATCGGTGCAGGTGTTTATATCGGCCCATTTGCATCACTCAGAGGGGATTATGGGCGCTTGATTGTTGAAGCAGGTGCTAACCTTCAAGACGGTTGTATCATGCACGGTTATACCGATATGGATACCATTGTTAGAGAAAATGGACATATTGGACACGGTGCAATTCTTCATAGTTGTATTATCGGGCGTGACAGTTTAGTGGGTATGAATAGCGTGATTATGGATGGTGCAGTGATTGGCGAAGAAAGTATTGTTGCCGCGATGAGCTTTGTGAAAGCAGGCTTTCAAGGACAACCTCGGCAAATGCTGATTGGTAGCCCTGCAAAACATGTGCGGGATATTACTGATAATGACATGGAATGGAAGCGTATGAACACACGCGAATATCAAGACTTGGCGGTTCGTTGTCGCCAAAGCTTAGTTGAAACCACGCCATTAACTGCACCAGAACCTAATCGCCCACGTTTGCGTGGTACAACAGATGTAAAGCCGAAAGGTCAGTAA